A window of Pseudomonas mucidolens contains these coding sequences:
- a CDS encoding glucose/quinate/shikimate family membrane-bound PQQ-dependent dehydrogenase has product MSTDSASSPSRLLPRLLGILLLIMGLALLAGGIKLSMLGGSLYYLLAGIGITLTGILLLATRSAALGLYALVLFASTAWALWEVGLDWWQLVPRLALLFGLGIVMLLPWFRRPLLRGQPAPLGTGALSIAVVLAGATAVASQFTNPGEIKGQLDRDAVPGMTNTAPAQPDGDWNSYGRSAFGDRYSPLAQITPENAHTLEPAWTYRTGDIPGPGDPGETTAENTPLKVNGMLYVCTPHSQVIALDPDTGKEIWRFDPKLSTQKAENFKGWAHMTCRGVTYHDDAAYAATEQSPVTDAAAPATNVCPRRIFLPTADTRLIALNADTGKMCEDFGDKGQVDLSANIGAFAPGGYYSTSPPAVTKNLVVIGGHVTDNVSVDEPSGVIRAFDVHTGKLVWNWDSGNPDDTTPIAEGETYTRNSPNMWSMFAVDEKLGMLYLPMGNQTPDQFGGNRTPESELHAAGLTALDIDTGKVRWHYQFTHHDLWDMDVGGQPTLIDIKTADGVKQAVMASTKQGSIYVLDRATGEPVVPINEIPAPQGAVAGDHTSPTQPKSDLNFMPPPLKERDMWGVTPFDQLLCRIDFKSLRYDGPFTPPSLQGSIVYPGNFGVFDWGGISVDPVRQIAFVNPSYMAFKSTMIPAEKIAEQGPRISETEGVQPNKGAPYGVILEAMLSPMGLPCQAPAWGYVAAVDLTNHKTIWMHKNGTVRDSSPVPIPLSMGVPSLGGPFTTAGGVAFLSGTLDQYLRAYDVKNGKQLWEGRLPAGAQTTPMTYTGKDGKQYVLVMAGGHGSLGTKQGDYVMAFKLPD; this is encoded by the coding sequence ATGAGCACTGACAGTGCTTCGAGTCCAAGCCGCCTACTGCCAAGGCTGCTGGGGATCTTGCTGCTGATCATGGGCCTTGCCCTGTTGGCCGGGGGGATCAAGCTGAGCATGCTCGGCGGGTCGCTGTACTACCTGCTAGCCGGTATTGGCATCACCCTCACCGGCATCCTGCTGCTGGCCACGCGCAGCGCGGCGCTGGGCTTGTACGCACTGGTGCTGTTCGCCAGTACCGCCTGGGCGCTGTGGGAAGTCGGCCTGGACTGGTGGCAACTGGTGCCACGCCTGGCGCTGCTGTTCGGCCTGGGCATCGTCATGCTGCTGCCGTGGTTCCGGCGTCCGTTGCTGCGTGGTCAACCCGCGCCGCTGGGCACGGGCGCACTGAGCATTGCCGTGGTGTTGGCCGGTGCAACCGCCGTCGCCAGCCAGTTCACCAACCCCGGTGAAATCAAGGGTCAACTGGATCGCGATGCGGTGCCGGGCATGACCAATACCGCCCCGGCCCAACCCGATGGCGACTGGAACTCCTACGGCCGTTCGGCGTTCGGTGACCGTTACTCGCCCCTGGCGCAGATCACCCCGGAAAACGCCCACACGCTCGAGCCGGCGTGGACCTATCGCACCGGCGACATTCCTGGTCCTGGCGATCCCGGTGAAACCACCGCGGAAAACACCCCGCTGAAAGTCAACGGCATGCTTTACGTGTGCACACCGCACAGCCAGGTGATCGCGCTTGATCCGGACACCGGCAAGGAAATCTGGCGTTTCGATCCGAAGCTCTCGACGCAAAAAGCCGAGAACTTCAAGGGTTGGGCGCACATGACGTGCCGTGGCGTGACGTATCATGATGACGCAGCCTATGCGGCCACTGAGCAGAGCCCGGTCACTGACGCTGCCGCCCCCGCGACCAACGTCTGCCCGCGCCGGATCTTCCTGCCGACCGCCGACACCCGCCTGATCGCGCTGAACGCCGACACCGGCAAGATGTGCGAGGACTTCGGTGACAAAGGTCAGGTCGACCTGAGCGCCAACATTGGTGCTTTCGCTCCCGGTGGTTACTACTCCACCTCGCCGCCAGCGGTCACCAAGAACCTGGTGGTCATCGGTGGTCACGTGACCGACAACGTCTCCGTCGACGAACCTAGCGGTGTGATCCGCGCGTTCGACGTGCACACCGGCAAGCTGGTGTGGAACTGGGACAGCGGCAACCCGGACGACACCACGCCGATCGCCGAAGGCGAGACTTACACCCGCAATTCGCCCAATATGTGGTCGATGTTCGCGGTGGATGAAAAGCTCGGCATGCTGTACCTGCCGATGGGCAACCAGACCCCGGACCAGTTCGGTGGCAACCGTACGCCTGAGTCGGAGCTGCACGCAGCCGGCCTGACCGCGCTGGACATCGACACCGGGAAAGTACGCTGGCACTACCAGTTCACTCACCATGACCTGTGGGACATGGACGTGGGTGGCCAGCCAACCCTGATCGATATCAAGACCGCCGACGGCGTGAAGCAAGCGGTGATGGCGTCGACCAAGCAAGGCAGCATCTACGTGCTGGACCGTGCGACCGGCGAGCCTGTGGTACCGATCAATGAAATCCCGGCGCCACAAGGCGCGGTGGCCGGCGATCACACTTCGCCCACCCAGCCGAAGTCCGACCTCAACTTCATGCCACCGCCCCTCAAGGAACGTGACATGTGGGGCGTGACTCCGTTCGACCAACTGCTGTGCCGGATCGACTTCAAGTCCCTGCGCTACGACGGCCCGTTCACGCCGCCATCGCTGCAAGGCTCGATTGTCTACCCAGGCAACTTCGGCGTGTTCGACTGGGGCGGCATTTCGGTTGACCCGGTGCGTCAGATTGCCTTCGTCAACCCAAGCTACATGGCGTTCAAGTCGACCATGATCCCGGCGGAAAAAATCGCCGAACAAGGTCCGCGCATCAGCGAAACCGAAGGCGTGCAGCCGAACAAAGGCGCACCGTATGGGGTGATTCTGGAAGCCATGCTGTCGCCAATGGGCTTGCCTTGCCAGGCACCGGCCTGGGGCTACGTCGCCGCAGTCGACCTGACCAACCACAAGACCATCTGGATGCACAAAAACGGTACCGTGCGTGACAGCTCGCCGGTTCCGATCCCGCTGTCCATGGGTGTGCCAAGCCTTGGTGGGCCTTTCACCACCGCCGGTGGCGTAGCGTTCCTCAGCGGCACCCTGGACCAGTACCTGCGTGCCTATGATGTGAAAAACGGCAAACAGTTGTGGGAAGGTCGCCTGCCAGCAGGCGCACAAACCACGCCAATGACCTACACCGGCAAGGACGGCAAGCAATACGTGCTAGTCATGGCGGGTGGTCATGGATCCCTGGGTACCAAGCAGGGTGACTATGTAATGGCGTTCAAACTGCCGGACTAA
- a CDS encoding VF530 family DNA-binding protein produces MSPQHPTQSQDPLHGVTLEQVLTALVAHYQWEGLAERINIRCFSSDPSIKSSLSFLRKTPWAREKVEGLYVKLMRTKRPRD; encoded by the coding sequence ATGTCCCCACAGCACCCGACTCAATCGCAGGACCCACTGCACGGCGTCACCCTGGAACAGGTGCTTACCGCCCTGGTGGCTCACTATCAATGGGAAGGGCTGGCCGAGCGTATCAATATCCGCTGTTTCTCCAGCGATCCGAGCATCAAGTCGAGCCTGTCGTTCTTGCGCAAGACGCCGTGGGCGCGGGAGAAAGTCGAGGGGCTGTACGTCAAGCTGATGCGCACCAAACGTCCTCGGGACTGA
- a CDS encoding Pr6Pr family membrane protein, whose translation MRAYIAGAALAGWAGLVIQQYLVFYSRWSVDASLLGGLVGFFSFFTVLTNTLAAVVLSYAWVKRSSAGRAFFQQPVVSSGIAVSIVLVGVAYNLLLRHLWSPQGLQFIADELLHDVMPLLFFGYWWLCVPKGTLRAKHIGLWVIYPLLYFVYLLLRGHVVGQYQYPFLDVDTLGYPQVLVNAGGILAGFVGIALAIVGLDRVARAS comes from the coding sequence ATGCGAGCGTATATCGCGGGGGCCGCGCTGGCCGGTTGGGCAGGGTTGGTGATTCAGCAGTACCTGGTTTTCTATTCGCGCTGGAGCGTGGACGCCAGCCTGCTGGGCGGGTTGGTGGGTTTTTTCAGCTTCTTCACGGTGCTCACCAATACCCTGGCGGCGGTAGTACTGAGCTATGCGTGGGTGAAGCGTTCTTCCGCCGGGCGAGCGTTTTTCCAGCAGCCTGTGGTCAGCAGTGGGATTGCCGTGAGCATTGTGCTGGTGGGCGTCGCCTACAACCTGTTACTGCGGCATTTGTGGAGCCCTCAGGGGCTTCAATTCATCGCCGATGAACTGCTTCATGACGTGATGCCATTGTTGTTTTTCGGCTACTGGTGGCTGTGTGTGCCCAAGGGCACTTTGCGCGCTAAACACATCGGGCTGTGGGTGATTTATCCATTGCTGTACTTCGTCTACCTGCTGCTGCGTGGGCATGTGGTGGGGCAGTATCAATACCCGTTCCTAGATGTTGATACGTTGGGTTATCCACAGGTGTTGGTGAATGCCGGTGGAATACTGGCGGGATTCGTGGGGATTGCCTTGGCGATTGTGGGGTTGGATAGAGTGGCCAGGGCTTCGTAG
- a CDS encoding siderophore-interacting protein: MDTPAIHRVTHEIKRRRLDVLRVVDITPRMRRITLGGEQLAGFISLGSDDHIKLLFPQNAAERAALESPAFSIKGDGPQPPMRDYTPRRFDLDSGELDIDFVLHGDGPAATWAEQAQPGQHLYIGGPRGSMIVPDIFDSYLLIGDETALPAIARRLEELPAGRKVLAVIEVADAAEKQTLPSAADLEVKWVVRGEADLLTTVQHLRVPSGSLYAWVATETKVSRQVRRLLLDVHKLNEEFVKAVGYWRAEGSDTE, translated from the coding sequence ATGGATACGCCAGCCATTCACCGCGTCACCCACGAGATCAAACGCCGTCGCCTGGACGTACTGCGTGTTGTCGACATCACGCCACGCATGCGCCGCATCACCTTGGGCGGCGAGCAACTGGCCGGTTTTATCAGCCTGGGCAGCGATGACCATATCAAGCTGTTATTCCCGCAGAACGCCGCCGAACGGGCCGCGCTGGAGAGTCCGGCATTCAGCATCAAGGGTGACGGGCCGCAGCCGCCGATGCGCGACTACACGCCGCGCCGCTTCGACCTGGACAGCGGCGAGTTGGACATCGATTTCGTGCTGCACGGTGATGGCCCTGCGGCCACCTGGGCCGAACAGGCCCAGCCCGGCCAGCACCTGTATATCGGCGGACCACGGGGCTCGATGATCGTGCCGGACATCTTCGACAGCTACCTGCTGATCGGCGATGAAACCGCCCTGCCCGCCATCGCCCGACGCCTGGAAGAACTGCCAGCCGGACGTAAGGTACTGGCGGTGATTGAAGTGGCCGATGCGGCGGAGAAACAGACGCTGCCAAGCGCGGCGGATCTGGAGGTGAAGTGGGTGGTGCGCGGCGAGGCTGATCTGTTGACCACCGTTCAGCACCTGCGCGTACCCAGCGGATCGTTATATGCGTGGGTAGCGACCGAAACCAAAGTCTCCCGCCAGGTTCGACGGCTGCTATTGGATGTGCATAAGTTGAATGAAGAATTCGTCAAGGCCGTCGGCTACTGGCGTGCCGAGGGCAGTGATACGGAGTGA
- a CDS encoding CS1 type fimbrial major subunit — protein MFKKFAIVAPLAVMALNSSMAFAAGEASHTVNLKANIPTQVFHVQPRDPNWGQDETMNYNLVSGELAQLSAIYDMKNTNGSINAYIEGGPAALFNGDAAQNIALTTTLNGVTLTGTPQEVVNEADSTPGVGAQMVIAAAKPTATQRGSYTAVLPLVFDAVLPPVPLKP, from the coding sequence ATGTTCAAAAAGTTCGCGATTGTTGCACCACTGGCTGTTATGGCGCTGAATTCCTCGATGGCATTTGCCGCCGGTGAAGCCAGCCACACCGTAAACCTCAAGGCAAATATCCCGACGCAAGTGTTCCATGTCCAGCCGCGTGACCCGAACTGGGGCCAGGATGAAACCATGAACTACAACCTGGTTTCTGGTGAATTGGCCCAATTGAGCGCGATTTACGACATGAAAAACACCAACGGTTCCATCAACGCCTACATCGAAGGCGGCCCGGCGGCGTTGTTCAATGGTGACGCGGCTCAAAACATTGCGCTGACCACCACCCTCAATGGCGTCACCCTGACCGGCACCCCGCAGGAAGTGGTTAACGAAGCCGATTCCACTCCAGGGGTTGGCGCACAGATGGTCATCGCTGCCGCCAAGCCTACTGCGACCCAGCGTGGTAGCTACACCGCGGTCCTGCCACTGGTATTCGACGCGGTCCTGCCGCCCGTACCGCTAAAGCCTTGA
- a CDS encoding TcfC E-set like domain-containing protein — MFPMTPIAAALALLICTSALAAPTAGAPGASNLLAQAKGLPAGFTDHFFDVPLAVRVDLDEQPLGEALIVLSRDDRVTLIEFTDTGDSKVPAATRDTWQALLEKGLALGACTQSCPEELVSAFYNLENSQLSIITQNVERGGDAPRFHELPEGGSRGLIINNQLNLNGGQQEDLGGRYGLQASASLGNWSQVLNLQLARQSGDAEQLRHAIHELYTQRELEGQFLRLGHFTPNSDGLTRQLRSFGASPDTALGVMYGSSDTLAINNSKPSVYPIYVTANRQAAVEIYRNGLLINTQAVAAGLQTLDTRPLPGGIYEVEVRLVEDGQTVATTQELVYKPSNWRNSEDPWRYNLFAGRETKLFSNWDDQASGAITAGASLNYLVHPRVILGLSARQVREQLQYGGSVDWTVANNASVFANVYQTKEHGTGMDLQGLYSFGATNLVFSHNRSWLDTRDTYETLPDGTRLRRNTFVGQNSSTALSINHRVDAKNSWNTRIFHSEGNVQGAGIDMSWSRRDRLFGSDANWRFSVFDRPATSGTDNQRNRGIDVSLSLALGSDGRQISGSVGSRTARDGGRDNNASVTYRQDLSHHVLQSVSATAITDTYGVGLSGTASFSTDTVNGDGFVQRSSYNGNLTGGLNLNSTFVAGADKMLLTSQYHGDGAGMIVDLETDLDAITLRADDLGGSSTLLHPGRNYLPLSAYKSSTVSFDFEGNYPPAANIQPARSNYHLNKGGVDYRKVTVMKTVTVLGRLLDEQGEPLRGHHLINHASRGVSEVDGFFSMEMSASAPTLEVRYRNQLLCQFRLDTANVPNENDVLMIGDLRCTPDTLADTTSSAETAG; from the coding sequence ATGTTCCCGATGACGCCCATCGCGGCTGCGCTTGCACTGTTGATTTGCACGAGTGCCCTGGCAGCGCCGACTGCCGGTGCGCCGGGCGCCAGCAATCTGCTTGCTCAAGCCAAAGGTTTGCCCGCCGGGTTTACCGATCACTTCTTCGATGTACCGCTGGCGGTACGCGTGGATCTTGACGAACAACCCCTGGGGGAGGCGCTGATCGTCCTGTCCCGGGATGATCGCGTAACCCTGATCGAATTCACTGATACCGGCGACAGCAAAGTCCCCGCCGCCACCCGCGACACGTGGCAAGCCTTGCTGGAAAAAGGCTTGGCGCTGGGTGCCTGCACGCAGTCCTGTCCCGAAGAGCTGGTATCGGCGTTCTACAACCTGGAAAACTCCCAGCTGTCGATCATCACCCAAAACGTCGAACGCGGCGGCGATGCCCCGCGCTTTCACGAACTACCCGAAGGCGGCAGTCGCGGCCTGATTATCAACAATCAGCTCAACCTCAATGGTGGCCAGCAAGAAGACCTTGGCGGTCGTTACGGCCTGCAAGCCAGTGCCAGTCTGGGCAACTGGAGTCAGGTGTTGAATTTGCAACTGGCGCGCCAGAGTGGCGATGCAGAGCAACTGCGCCACGCGATCCACGAGCTGTATACCCAGCGTGAACTGGAAGGGCAATTTCTGCGCCTGGGCCATTTCACTCCCAACTCCGATGGCCTGACCCGTCAGCTACGCAGCTTCGGCGCCAGCCCCGATACGGCGTTGGGTGTCATGTACGGCAGTTCCGACACACTGGCGATCAACAACAGCAAGCCCAGCGTGTACCCGATTTATGTCACCGCCAACCGCCAGGCGGCGGTCGAGATCTACCGCAATGGTTTGTTGATCAACACTCAAGCGGTGGCGGCCGGCCTGCAGACCCTCGACACGCGCCCTTTGCCCGGCGGCATCTATGAAGTCGAAGTGCGTCTGGTGGAAGACGGCCAGACCGTCGCCACCACTCAGGAGTTGGTATACAAGCCCAGTAATTGGCGTAACTCCGAGGATCCATGGCGCTACAACCTGTTCGCCGGGCGTGAAACCAAACTATTCAGTAACTGGGATGACCAGGCTTCCGGGGCAATCACCGCCGGGGCTTCGTTGAACTACTTGGTGCACCCCAGGGTGATCCTCGGCCTGTCCGCGCGTCAGGTTCGCGAACAACTGCAATACGGCGGTTCGGTGGACTGGACCGTGGCGAACAACGCCAGTGTGTTTGCCAACGTCTATCAAACCAAGGAACACGGCACCGGTATGGACCTGCAAGGCTTGTACAGCTTCGGTGCCACCAACCTGGTGTTCAGCCACAACCGCAGTTGGCTCGACACTCGCGACACCTACGAAACCCTGCCCGACGGCACCCGCTTGCGGCGCAATACTTTTGTCGGCCAGAACAGCAGCACCGCACTGTCGATCAACCACCGGGTCGATGCGAAGAACTCCTGGAACACGCGGATTTTCCACAGCGAAGGCAATGTGCAAGGGGCCGGCATTGATATGAGCTGGAGCCGTCGCGACAGGTTGTTCGGCAGTGACGCCAACTGGCGTTTCTCGGTCTTTGACCGGCCCGCCACCAGCGGCACCGACAATCAGCGCAACCGTGGTATCGATGTATCCCTGAGCCTGGCACTGGGCAGCGATGGCCGGCAGATTTCCGGCAGTGTCGGCAGCCGTACTGCACGCGATGGCGGACGCGACAACAATGCCTCTGTCACTTACCGCCAGGACCTCAGTCATCACGTCCTGCAAAGCGTCTCCGCGACGGCGATTACCGACACCTACGGCGTCGGCTTGTCCGGCACCGCCAGCTTCAGTACCGACACGGTCAACGGTGACGGCTTTGTGCAGCGCAGCTCCTATAACGGCAATCTCACCGGCGGTTTGAACCTCAACAGCACCTTCGTCGCCGGTGCCGACAAAATGCTCCTCACCAGCCAATACCACGGCGATGGCGCGGGCATGATCGTTGACCTTGAAACCGACCTGGACGCCATCACCCTGCGGGCCGACGACCTCGGCGGCAGCAGCACGCTGCTGCACCCGGGCCGTAATTACCTGCCGCTGTCGGCGTACAAGAGCAGCACTGTGAGCTTCGATTTCGAGGGCAATTACCCGCCCGCAGCGAACATCCAGCCGGCCCGATCCAATTACCACCTGAACAAAGGCGGGGTGGACTACCGCAAAGTCACGGTGATGAAGACGGTCACCGTGCTCGGTCGCTTGCTCGATGAGCAGGGCGAACCGCTGCGCGGTCATCACCTCATCAACCACGCCAGCCGTGGGGTCAGCGAGGTCGACGGTTTCTTCTCGATGGAAATGAGTGCCAGTGCACCGACCCTGGAGGTGCGCTATCGCAACCAATTGCTCTGCCAGTTCCGCCTGGACACGGCCAATGTGCCCAACGAAAACGACGTGCTGATGATCGGTGATTTGCGCTGCACGCCAGACACCCTGGCCGACACCACCTCCAGTGCCGAAACCGCCGGTTGA
- a CDS encoding pilus assembly protein: protein MKQAVLWIGLSLLSLTAQAGPAINVGVVYDYLEGDRSSYLKRVFNGGTNTAFVKINVLEILYNADGTSREVAVGSLTDKTGSATSRDGLMASPARMIIPAKGRQGTRLLYMGERDKERYFRVRFIPVVPEKEDDFAITDEDRAEYKSALAAGVNVMAGYGTVFFVRPKDTRFDTQVKDTPTQYQLLNAGNSVVVLDEFRNCAKGKKTECEPTTKHHILPGRQVTFEKKPDRQYSFQMIEGRVKKPMTFNTNG, encoded by the coding sequence ATGAAACAGGCAGTGTTATGGATCGGCTTGTCCCTCTTGTCGCTGACGGCCCAGGCCGGTCCGGCAATCAACGTCGGCGTGGTGTACGACTACCTGGAAGGTGATCGCAGCTCCTATCTGAAACGGGTTTTCAACGGCGGCACCAACACCGCGTTCGTGAAGATCAACGTACTGGAAATCCTCTACAACGCCGACGGCACTTCACGCGAAGTCGCGGTGGGTTCGCTGACTGACAAAACGGGCAGCGCCACCAGCCGTGACGGCCTGATGGCCAGTCCCGCGCGCATGATCATCCCGGCCAAGGGACGCCAGGGCACTCGCCTGTTGTACATGGGCGAGCGCGATAAGGAGCGCTACTTTCGCGTGCGCTTCATCCCGGTGGTTCCCGAAAAGGAAGATGATTTTGCCATCACCGATGAAGACCGTGCCGAATACAAAAGTGCCTTGGCGGCGGGCGTCAACGTGATGGCGGGCTACGGCACGGTGTTCTTCGTACGCCCGAAAGACACGCGCTTCGACACGCAGGTCAAGGACACGCCCACCCAGTACCAATTGCTCAACGCGGGTAACAGCGTGGTGGTACTCGATGAGTTCAGAAATTGCGCCAAGGGCAAAAAAACCGAATGCGAACCCACCACCAAGCACCACATTCTTCCGGGGCGCCAGGTGACCTTCGAGAAAAAACCAGACCGCCAATACAGCTTTCAGATGATTGAAGGCCGGGTCAAAAAACCAATGACATTCAATACCAACGGGTGA
- a CDS encoding CS1 type fimbrial major subunit yields MNKPLMLLGAWLAPLLLSPQVLALQERYAFDVSVTIPEIEAYVLPSESDWMGREQTLAWDLVKSRLSPLRKDFDVKNLNGGVAARLGDTPYLLSGADRIDLQVLFNKVPLNLSSTEVINANEARIGRRAELDIAAIEPEGGYKGGDYYGTVHIVFDFLAP; encoded by the coding sequence ATGAACAAGCCGCTGATGCTGCTCGGTGCATGGTTGGCACCGCTGCTGTTGAGCCCACAGGTCCTGGCGCTTCAGGAGCGTTACGCCTTCGACGTCTCGGTGACTATTCCAGAGATCGAGGCGTATGTGCTGCCCTCCGAGTCGGACTGGATGGGGCGCGAGCAAACACTGGCGTGGGACCTGGTGAAGTCCCGGCTCAGCCCGTTGCGCAAAGACTTCGATGTGAAAAACCTCAACGGCGGCGTTGCCGCGCGGTTGGGCGATACACCCTATCTGCTCAGCGGAGCGGACCGGATCGACTTGCAGGTGTTGTTCAACAAGGTGCCGCTGAACCTGAGCAGCACCGAGGTAATCAATGCCAACGAGGCCCGCATCGGACGCAGGGCCGAGCTGGACATCGCCGCGATAGAGCCCGAGGGCGGTTACAAGGGCGGTGACTACTACGGCACGGTCCATATTGTTTTTGACTTTCTGGCTCCTTGA
- a CDS encoding REP-associated tyrosine transposase — MAHHPQSHLLRRGRYSESGRAYLITAVVHERQPLFRDFRLGRLLVAEFKQAHELNLINSLAWVVMPDHFHWLFELKDATLPQVVGRTKSLSTRSINRARGSKERFWQRGYHDRAIRTDEDLRKVARYIIANPLRAGLVEHIGDYPLWDAAWL, encoded by the coding sequence TTGGCACATCATCCTCAGTCACACCTGCTGCGCCGCGGGCGATATTCCGAGTCCGGCCGTGCTTATCTGATTACTGCGGTGGTGCATGAGCGACAGCCCTTGTTCCGAGATTTCCGCCTGGGCAGGCTGTTGGTCGCCGAGTTTAAACAGGCTCATGAACTGAACCTGATCAACTCCCTGGCATGGGTCGTGATGCCTGATCACTTTCACTGGTTGTTCGAGCTCAAGGACGCCACCTTGCCCCAGGTGGTGGGGCGTACCAAGTCGTTGAGCACACGAAGCATCAACCGCGCCCGTGGCAGCAAGGAACGCTTCTGGCAACGTGGCTACCATGACCGCGCCATTCGTACTGATGAAGACCTGCGTAAAGTCGCACGCTATATCATCGCCAACCCCCTACGCGCCGGCCTGGTCGAACACATCGGCGACTACCCACTGTGGGATGCCGCCTGGCTTTGA